CTCTTGTGTTTCGGCGCGGGAACCGCTTTTCAGTGTGTAGCTGAGTGCGAAGGAGGGAAATTCGGGGAATTTTTCCGATATGACGGTCAATCCGCAGGGCAATACTGTTTTTTGGACCATGGATGTCGTTCTCCTTAGTCAAACTATAGGTTTCGTAGGTTCTGGAAGGTAACGAAACCTATCTAGTTTGACTATCCCCGAAGGGGATGCACAAATCAATCCCTCACCTGATGGTTCAGGATGATTTGAAGTATACCAACACTTTCGTTTTTGGTCAATCTTTAAAAAATTCCTTAAAAACCTTGATCATGTGCAAATGATCGATTGTACCGGACATTTCGCGGATGGAATGCATGGAGAGCATGGCGTTGCCGACGTCGACCGTCGGTATTCCCAACCCGGCCGCGACGGTGGGGCCGATGGTGGAACCGCCGGCCATGTCGGTGCGGTTGACGAATTTCTGGAAAGGGACGGTGGCTTTCTGGCAGAGCAGGATGAAAACGGCGCTCGATTCGGCCGTGGTGGCGTATTTTTTCATGGCGTTGATCTTGATTACCGGGCCCTGGTTCAGGTGGCAATGATGCTCTTTTTCGTATTTGTCGATGTAATTGGGATGGACGGCATGGGCGCCGTCGGCCGAAATGAAGAACGAGCGGGCCAGGGTGCGGAAAAAGTCCTCCGCTTTCTGCCCGCCGGCCGCGACCAGCCGGGTCAACACGTCGCGCAGAAAGGACGATCCGGCCCCGTTGGCCGAGGTGGAGCCGATCTCCTCGTTGTCGTACAAGACGATGACCTGGGTGGCGACACCGGCTTCGCTCTTTAAAAATGCGGCCAGGGCGGCCTGGCACATGGCCAGGTTGTCGATGCGGCCTGAGATGATGAATTCGTCTTCGAGGCCAGCCAGGGTTCCCTGTTGCAAATCGAACAGCCCCAGTTCCCAGTCGACCAGGCGGTCGACCTCCACTCCCAATTCCCTTGCCAGCAGGTTTTCCAGGCATTTCTTGTCCGGGGATTCTCCGGCAATGCCCAGGATGGGGGCCAGGTGCTCCTGCTTGTTCAGCACCAGTCCCTGATCGTTGACCTCGCGGTTGAGATGGATCGGCAGCATCGAAATTCGCAGCACCGGCTTTTTCATTTTCAGCAGCATGGTACAGAGGTTGTCCTGCTTGTCCTTGATCACCACCTGCCCGGCCATGCCCAGGTCGCGGTCGAGCCATGTGGCCAGCAGCGGCCCGCCGTAAACCTCGACTCCCAGCTGCTGGTATCCGCCCTTGAGCATCAGTGCATGAGGTTTAAGGCGGAATCCGGGCGAATCGGTATGGGCGCCGATGATCTTGAAACCGCTTTCCAGTGGCGGTTTTTTGCCCATTTTGATAGCGATAATCCCAGATTCTTGCCTTTTAACCATCATCCGGTCGCCGGCTTTGACAAGCCAGGCATCCTGTTCAGCACATTTGCGGAATCCCGCTTGCAGGAGCCTGGCTTCCACTTGGCCGGCAGCATGGGCGGCGGTCGGGCTTTGTTCGATGAATTCGAGCAGTTCACACGCACTTTGCTTGAAAATTTCTTCTATCATGGGTTTTTCCTTGACCTTTTGGCGATTATAGGCGGGCGGTGATGGGGTGTCAAGTTGTAGGGGCGAAAAATTTTTCGCCCCTACGGACACAAGGCCATCTTGACTGCCGACAGCAAAAACGTTACACTCACGTAAAAGGAGTATCAATGATCTCGTTGCTGGAGGAAATCGGGGAATTCAGGGCCGTTGCCAGGGTGCTGTACGACAAGGGCTGGGCCGAAGCCAGCGCCGGTAATCTGTCGCTGCGCCTGTCGGAGATTCCCCAACCCATGGGCTGGCTGACGCCCGATGCCGAAAAGGTCCATTCGACCGACATGGACATGAGCGGCCTGAGCAACGACTTTTTTCTGGTCACCGCCAGCGGCAGCCGCATGCGCGATATCGCCGCTGAACCAGAAAAAGGGCTGTGCCTGATCAAGGTCATAGACCAGCGGCATTTTTGGCTCATCGAAGGCAGCGCCAAGGTGAGCAGCGAATGGCCGACCCTTGCCGGCTTGCACGTCCTTTTCAAGAAAAACCGGGATGACGAGCGGGCCGTGGTTCATTGCCATCCGCCCAACCTGGTCATCCTCAGCCACATGTTCAGCAGTGAGCGGGAGATGAACGAGCGCCTCTCGCGCATGCAGCACGAGACGCGCCTTTTCGTCCCGGAAATGCTCGGCTTGATCCCCTATGCCGCCAGCGGCTCGCAGTCGCTGGCCGACGCCACCAGGGAAAAATTGCGAAAATTCCGCCTGGCCCTTTGGGACAAGCATGGCGTCATCGCCAGCGGCCGATCGCTGAACCAGGCGCTGGACCGGATCGAGATCCTGGAAAAGGCCTCGGACATCTACCTGCGCTTGCGGAGCATGGGCATCGAGCCCGAAGGGCTGAGCGATGAACAGCTCGCGACGGCCAGGAGCGCGTT
Above is a genomic segment from Candidatus Aminicenantes bacterium containing:
- the rhaD gene encoding rhamnulose-1-phosphate aldolase; protein product: MISLLEEIGEFRAVARVLYDKGWAEASAGNLSLRLSEIPQPMGWLTPDAEKVHSTDMDMSGLSNDFFLVTASGSRMRDIAAEPEKGLCLIKVIDQRHFWLIEGSAKVSSEWPTLAGLHVLFKKNRDDERAVVHCHPPNLVILSHMFSSEREMNERLSRMQHETRLFVPEMLGLIPYAASGSQSLADATREKLRKFRLALWDKHGVIASGRSLNQALDRIEILEKASDIYLRLRSMGIEPEGLSDEQLATARSAFEKK
- a CDS encoding M18 family aminopeptidase, with amino-acid sequence MIEEIFKQSACELLEFIEQSPTAAHAAGQVEARLLQAGFRKCAEQDAWLVKAGDRMMVKRQESGIIAIKMGKKPPLESGFKIIGAHTDSPGFRLKPHALMLKGGYQQLGVEVYGGPLLATWLDRDLGMAGQVVIKDKQDNLCTMLLKMKKPVLRISMLPIHLNREVNDQGLVLNKQEHLAPILGIAGESPDKKCLENLLARELGVEVDRLVDWELGLFDLQQGTLAGLEDEFIISGRIDNLAMCQAALAAFLKSEAGVATQVIVLYDNEEIGSTSANGAGSSFLRDVLTRLVAAGGQKAEDFFRTLARSFFISADGAHAVHPNYIDKYEKEHHCHLNQGPVIKINAMKKYATTAESSAVFILLCQKATVPFQKFVNRTDMAGGSTIGPTVAAGLGIPTVDVGNAMLSMHSIREMSGTIDHLHMIKVFKEFFKD